A region of the Bacillus sp. NP247 genome:
AAACATCTAGCTTCAAAGAAATCAATACTTCCATTAATTGTTAGGGGATATTCTACAATTACATTCTTTCCTTCTTCTTTCAATTGGCGAATTGCTTCTTGAAATTGCTGTGCTACTGGAGACGGTAATATTTCGTAAAACTTTTTTCCCATAAAAGCTTCTGCGGGTACGTAAAATTTTGTAGGAGATCCTGCTTTATAATCTATAATTGTCCCATCGTCTTCTGTTAAAAAACATAAATCTGGTAAAGCTTTAAAAATTAATTCTAATTCAGAGGTTTGTTGTTTTAATTGCCCTTCTATCGCTTTTAAATGTGTAATATCTACCCCAACAGCCCAGTAACTAAATCCTGTTACAGGAAACTGCTCAGATATATTGGACCACATTATCGTTTTGATTTCACCGTTTTTACATGTTAAACGCATTTCCCAATCTCTAAAATTTTTTCCACGAGTCAAAAATTTATTTTGTATTTGATGGCGATAATTATGGTCAGGATACAGTAATTGAAGAGCGTTTGGATTCCCAATTATTTCTTCAGCAGTATAACCTGTTACAATCTCGCATTCTCGATTCCACAAAACAAAATCTCCATTATAGTCAAGCGCATCAACCATAACAGGCATGTTTTGTAAGATCGTATGTAGTTCTTCCTCTTTTCGAGAAAGTAACGATGTATTTTTACTTTGAACTGCTTTTTTCACCCCAGCTATAATGAGGTTAGAAAGCATTTCAAAATATTTTTGGCAATTGAAAATTTCGCTTCGTTTGGACCATACAACAAAAGATCCTAAATATTGATTGTATAAGAAAAGGGGGATTTCGATTTTGGGAAGTTTACATACTTTCATTTCATTAATTCCAAATGAAAATATACATTCGTTTTCAGCATCAAGAAGTTGATGTGATATGTTGGTTAATTTATAAAATTGTTCTGCCATGGTTTCTATTGTACTCACATCAATAAGTTCCATTAGCCGCGCATTCATTCCTTTTTCACCTCTATATGTAAAATTTATACAAATTCAAAATTCATACTTCTTCATTATACGAAGAAAGTGCTCCTAGGTATATAGCTGTAGAATAATTATTCGAACAAATTCTATTTTTCAATTAAAAACAGAAAATAATATGAGAGTGTT
Encoded here:
- a CDS encoding ATP-binding protein, which translates into the protein MNARLMELIDVSTIETMAEQFYKLTNISHQLLDAENECIFSFGINEMKVCKLPKIEIPLFLYNQYLGSFVVWSKRSEIFNCQKYFEMLSNLIIAGVKKAVQSKNTSLLSRKEEELHTILQNMPVMVDALDYNGDFVLWNRECEIVTGYTAEEIIGNPNALQLLYPDHNYRHQIQNKFLTRGKNFRDWEMRLTCKNGEIKTIMWSNISEQFPVTGFSYWAVGVDITHLKAIEGQLKQQTSELELIFKALPDLCFLTEDDGTIIDYKAGSPTKFYVPAEAFMGKKFYEILPSPVAQQFQEAIRQLKEEGKNVIVEYPLTINGSIDFFEARCLPLLQDKIMIIVRDITERKKAEELLNKSDTLAAIGQLAAGVAHEVRNPLTVIKGFIQLFQINKEDQEKYFDLMLSEIERIEAILQEFLSIAKTDEINTEKKNIHQIFKNVVSLINTKAIMTNIQVELFTDSKDIIIECSENQLKQVFINILQNSIEAMLNGGKISIHIKEIHKNGVVISVIDEGIGIPEERIKRLGEPFYSTKEKGTGIGLMLSYKIIESHQGTISIMSEVGVGTTVTIYLPKIQSKQSLSNCDDRCISIRSNINS